One genomic segment of Lytechinus pictus isolate F3 Inbred chromosome 18, Lp3.0, whole genome shotgun sequence includes these proteins:
- the LOC129281606 gene encoding paired box protein Pax-2-like → MFAWEIRDRLLAEGVCEKDNVPSVSSINRIVRNKLGDKKLDEHQTGCLPTSGSPPSSLIHPGDPERTGSSYSINGILGIPKQEKRIKGELYPGRLS, encoded by the exons ATGTTTGCCTGGGAGATTCGGGATCGGCTGTTGGCCGAGGGCGTGTGCGAGAAAGACAACGTCCCCAGTGTCAGTTCGATAAACAG GATTGTAAGGAACAAACTCGGAGACAAGAAGCTCGATGAGCATCAAACGGGATGTCTTCCGACTTCCGGTTCCCCTCCATCCTCCCTTATCCACCCTGGAGACCCAGAGAGGACGGGCTCCTCCTACTCCATCAACGGGATCCTGGGCATCCCCAAGCAGGAGAAGAGGATCAAGGGAGAACTCTACCCAGGTAGGTTAAGCTGA